The Octopus sinensis linkage group LG18, ASM634580v1, whole genome shotgun sequence genome segment TAGTCAAATAGTGTTATACATTTTAGAGGGCGAGGGATAATaaagcggtagtagtagtagttgtactagtagcagcagcggcagcaaggTAAGATCTAGAACCCGAGGAAGCCGGTGGTGGTTTGCGTCGGCAATGTTAATCCAGAAAAGTtcataaagaataataaattacaaTGAATTGATTTGCCGTGAGGAAGGAAAAATCCGACTTTTTGGATACTTGTTTGCAGGAGAGGGAGAGTGAATATAGAAATCTTACTACCACGGTCACAAAAGAGCGTATGAGAAATAGAATGGGCGTAGTGTAGGAACTGGACGAAATAAAACGCGGGGAGTTGTCAAAATTTGTCGCTAGAACCAGGTCAATTGAAATAGCAGGGAGGTGATGAGAATCACGCCAGGCAAGTTAAGAGATCAAATGATAAAGTAAAGTAAAGGGGCGATGGACATACACACAGtaatacatgcgtacatagattagttatgaaaataataattcatttttttattgaccacaagggttaatataaatcaaaacattAAAGGACAATACAAGACGATATACAAAGGggtttgcaaaaaaaaacaacaacgttcatttaaatatttaacaataaaacaatgtagcaagtagaaaaaaaaactcccaataggtGCTTTAAATGTTACTTGTGGAAAACCCCATATAGTTGGATAGGTTGTATTCCATCTAATGTGACTCCCCTCAGAAGGCTGTTATATCATTTGTCAGGAACATtgtataaagaaatacatggaacaaggtggtaactttaaatgtctttaatgccgaccacacgtatatatacacaagctgaatgataaatggaagtGGTTGGTggacgtttattcatacatttacacacgtCTGCATTGGTTATATGTTTGCTGTTAACCCTGTGCAGTGCTGTGTAGATGTTGATGACGTTGGTGAGAGACATGATGGTGGCAACGAAGATGGAGGTCACTGTAATGTGAtcagtggttagaccttagaaggtctgaaACCAACAGACCCCAAGACTAGAAGGAGGTGAGCTTTCATAGCCAACGGTAGGCTCAAATGGAGTTTAGAAGAGACTGTCTCACATGATTTATCTGGAGGCTACAATtagttgggttgcatattggcgcaggatagagtaagagacaaattgtgccaataccaaccaatcagagtggtAGACACAATGGGGTCCAAAACAGCGTCCAAAGGTTAGCTGTTACCTGCCacagttatatgtatgcatatataataaaaataggatgTTCACTAGAGTTTGCTACAGGCAGCCCCCTCCACCCGACAAATCATTTTGTGGGAGACAAAATAGATGATAAAATTAAGATTTCTGTAGCAGCAGAGAAAGGTGTCCaatcaaataaaacaaagcatatatgtacaatgatacagaaagagagaaaatgtgaatGCGGTGTCTATAACAACATAAGTCTATTCTCTGGAATAGTCACTGGCAAGGCAAAGTTAAGGAATGTAAATAGTCTGAGACACAGAACGTCTGACATGCAAATGTAATAACAACTGACCAGGAAACTGGAAATTGCAGGATGCAAAAGTCAAACTGCTTGAGATGCAATGTTGACTACTGAGACATGAACAGTGCCAAGACTTTTCCTGTAAGGTCAGTGAATCACTTGTAGTGGAAAAAAGTGTTGTTAGTCTGCAAGAGCGATAGGTCACTTGCAGAAGCTAGTGTTGTAAACCTGCAAGAATGGTGGGTCACTTGCAGAGGCTGGAGGTGCTAGCATGCAACAGCAATGAGAAAGCAACTAAAATCCTAGAATGTGGTGCTTGTGCGTATGAACATTAAAACaagttaatatataatatacacaatattcaaaaatatgtacatacataggtaaGGTTCTGAAGAAAGGAAGTGATATgcaaagaaaagtgaaaaaaaaaaaccgcagACAACTGAAATGCAATACAATGCACAGGCAAGGAAAAGTTCCAGTCTTTAAAGCAGAGTTCAATTAAGTCCAAAGTGGCTAATGTGTCTAAGAGTGTCATTCACATGGCTGAGGGAGATAAATGACAGCAACAATTGCAGTGTCCAATGCAGTGTCATCCAGAGCAGAAGAAATACAAGCTCGTGAGAAAGACGAAAAAGTGCATTGAGTCAAAGGAAAAGGGACTCATTTTGAAGATAATAGGAATGGAATGCCACAAAGAACAAACTGGTTGAAAGAAacgctgttagaaatagcaaccaaacaccCTAGTTGAAAGAAGACATGACGAGCAGCAaacaaggaaaaattttttttttagtagcagTGGATAAGAGAAATCCTTGCTAACAGATAAAGAACAAAACATGGCCAACATGTGAATAATCCAGGTGGTTAAGAGAAAGAACCCCATACCTGGTACATAGGAAAAGTTTGTCCATGTGATTCTGGAGaaaattccaaatatttttttttttttttttacaagcgaGAAGAATATTCCCCTAGGAAGCTGTGTCTTCAAAGGACCAAGTTATAAATTCGGTTACAACCTGAGGAAAATGATTTGCAGTTTCCTGCTTGAAACCAACACCAAAATTTTCTGATGAAGAAGACAATATGGCGGTGAGAGGCATCAGTGGTATGTTCCTTTATGATGGAATGGCAGTCTGGTTGCATAGACGAGGTCGCGAAGGAGAAAGAGGAATATGTGTTCACTGGTCAGAATTTGTCCGGGGTTCACTATTTTAGAAGGAATTGTGCTGTGTTATGTCACCATTGGGGTGCGTTTTACATGTCGGGTCACCATTATAGAAGGACAAGCATCCATGCTGCATTGGGGTCACCATTATAGTTGGATAGGTTGTATTCCATCTAATGTGACTTTACTCAGAAGGCTGCTATATCATTTGACAGAAACATggtataaagaaatacatggaacaaggtggtaactttaaatgtctttaatgccgaccacacgtatatatacacaagctgaatgataaatggaagtGGTTGGTGGACGTTTATTCATACATCTACACACGTCTGCATTGGTTATATGTTTGCTGTTAACCTTGGTGAGATTCTGTTACTTGATCATTTCAGCACAACCTTCATTGCAAATTCCACTTTCTGCTATCTTGCTCCACATCTGCATCTATTTTTCCTGCGCCTCCACTCTTATTTTTCAAAAAGAATAAAAGCCTTTGTGATCTTCTGGTCATTAGTTCTTCCACTTCTCCCTCCCTAACACAAACAATCCAGCAATTCCACATGTTTTCAATCTCAATACttgaattatttgtttatttccagtAGACCCTTAATTAGCTTTAGCTGCATCTCCtcaaacctaatatatataacatagcttGAAAGTTCTGTGGTACATTATACTTAGATAAAATAGATCATCATTTTGTGCAAAAAGTTTTGTGAGTACATTGTAGATGTTCATAATGCCTAGGGCAGGGGTGGGCAACCCCTGGTATGCATGCCAAACATGGCACACCAATTACTTTTTTCTGGCATATGAAACCCTCTCTCTAGTAACCCTCCATTTAACGACTTTCTCTCAATAGTATATAGCGACTTTTTATTGCTCAGATACATTTTACATTACAAATTAGGCCTACCTTTATTTAATGATCTCCTCCCAGACCCGACCAGTGTTTTAGTTTCAGCCTCAAACATTGTTGTACATTTTCAGTCCTTTATACACAGATTCTACCTGATTCTGCAAGAATACAGCATAATGATGATGTCACTACTGtagcacacacatagagagaaatTTTGTCTTGTCAATGAATACCAGTTGTGGAGGCTGAAACTAAGACACTGGTCGGGTCTGGGAGATCATTAAATAAAGGTAGGCCTAATTTGTAATGTAAAATGTATCTGAGCAATAAAAAGTCACTATATACTATTGAGAGAAAGTCGTTAAATGGAGGGTTACTAGAGAGAGGGTTTCAGAACGATTTGTTGAATACTTAAATGAAATAAAGCTCTTTAAGAATGACCAATATGATTCTTATCAAGAATTGTCTGACATCATGTGGGTTTGTAAACTGGTGTTTTTTGTAGATTTTTGTGAACATTTGAATGACTTGAATGTTAAATTACAGGGCTCTGGTAAGACACTTGATGTTATGTTTGGTTACATAAAGGCTTTCGTAATGAAATATGAGATGTGGACAATGAGAGATTTGGATTCTTCCCAAACCTAAAGAGGAACATCAATGATCTCTCAAAAGATGACAGAACAGAGTGTCTATGTCTTCAAAACTGTTTGTAAACATTATCGAGTCAACTGTTGAGCAGTTTTTTTACAAGGTTTACTAAATTCAGGGAACTGGAAGAGTCAGTAAAATTCATGAAGTTTTTAGACATTATCAGACTGGAAGAACTAAACTTACAAACGTTTTCATGGATAGACATGGTTAATTTTAAAATGCAATTGATTGAATTTCAAAGTAGCTCAATTTGGAAGCAAACATTTATTGACCTCAGAGCTGacttagaaaatattgaaaaaagaaaaacacaatcaGAGACAGGGGTACCAGAAAGGAGTGCAGAAAATGAATTGTTAAGGACTAGGAATGCCATTCCAGAAAATTTTTCCAGTAGAAAAAACTTTGCAACAGTACTAATATCCATGTTTTCATCAACATATGCCTGTGAATCTTTGTTCTCAGTAATAAACTTTGTTAAGTCTTCTAATAGGAGTAACCTGATGGATGAAACTAGTAGTGCATGCATATCTCTGAAAGTTATGAAATATAAACCCAATATAAAATCTCTGTCATCAGTGATGCAGCAGCAGAAGTCTCACTGATAAaactgtatattcatgtatatcaaAAGGACTCTGTAAGTTTTCTGTCAAACTGATATTTCATCTGACTGATGTTTTCTTTTGAAAGTGGCAAAGGTTGCAAGTTTTCTGCTGGACTGATATTTCATctgatgttttctttttaaagtggCAAAGGTTCATTGTTGTTTAGATGTAATTTTGAAGGTGAATGAATACTTTCCCATCATTATATACTGTGTGTGACTATTCTATAGtgattttttatcatttattaaaaaagTTCTTAACATACACTTTCCTAAGAGATATCAAGTAGCCTAATATCTCAAAGTAATTTGGTTGGCATGTGGAAGAAGTTTTGGTATGCACTCTCAAAAAGGTTGCCCACCCCTGACCTGGGGGATCTTTAATCTGTAGCCTAAGACTTTAATTACACTAGCCACCTCATAGTTTGAGTTGTTTTCCACCACTTTGGTTCTAATGAGATCCACAAAGGAATAATACCTTGCCTTCAACATTGGTACTTCCACTTGATCAGGACTTATCTGGAGCTAAACGACAACTAAACAGCTATAGCCACCAATACACAATAGTCACAATGAGTCAATGAGGGTGCTACTTCGTAGTTTCTCAGCATGCTAGTGATAGCAGCCAAATAATCAAATCACATATAGTATCTTAAAATGGAAGGACGTATTGGACGATATATTCTTTGATGTACTATAGATGAGAAATGTCTATAGAGCTGCCATGACATTGCCTGCAACACAAAGATAAAAGTGTACAGTACTGCAGTGCTCCCTTGCCTCCCCTATACCATGCATCAAGGCCCTGAAACAAATCCAATTTTGTTATCTGAGCACCATCTAACATATCAGATGGCAGGATCACATTCCTGATGTAGCGGTCCTGCACCACACTGGTATGGTTAGCATGGGGGCCCTCATTACTTCATTGCAGCTGCACAGGGAGTGATATGTTTGCAGGACATGTTTATGATGGACAGCTGAAGATGtatgaataaaaatgttttatggCTGACACAACTTTGATCATAGTCTTGCCTTATCAGAACTGACCTTAGACTAGGCACAAGACCAACAGTTTTGAGGATGCTAGTTGATACCATTGacatcagtatttgactggtaatttattttattagctCCAGAGAGATGACAGGtagagttgacctcagcagtgCTGAAAGAAATACCATTTTGTTTGATGATGTAATGAATCTGTTAATCCACCACCCTTGGGATATAAAATAATACTACTGAAGTTACAACTCCAAATATATTTTGGCAAAGTATGGCATGGCAATTTTAGGACTGGTTTCTTCAGTTTCATAGGTCATTCTTTCAAGTGGAAGTATACCTGACCCATGTTTCTTAAAGATGGAGCAGAACTACTAATTTCTAATAACAAGATGTTATTGTAGGATCAAGATTGAAGATCAGACACATATAAAaatttcagtaatatatatattaaaaaaaaaaaattcagattcaCAATCTTACTTTGGTTGTAAAATTGTTGATGTTGTCAGGGGTGTATAAGTGCAGCCAAAACAACGGATTCTACATGTGGTTGCTCATGCTACAAATAGTAGCaatatctccttcaaatcacaccatactaccTTAAAAATAAGCAAGTACACATTATCTAATATACAGCTGGAATAGTCCTGGATGGAATGtcattgatcataggtttgcttaaaTGGGGTCAACCTTGGGCTATATGGTTACAAACTATATGGTTACATGCCTTTCTGGAAACAGTAGCTAAATCTTTCTAAAACCTACCTAATAAACAAGGAAGGATGCATTAGATTATGTTGTCTAAGACACCCTTCTCAGTTTAACATCATACCT includes the following:
- the LOC115221224 gene encoding uncharacterized protein LOC115221224: MKFLDIIRLEELNLQTFSWIDMVNFKMQLIEFQSSSIWKQTFIDLRADLENIEKRKTQSETGVPERSAENELLRTRNAIPENFSSRKNFATVLISMFSSTYACESLFSVINFVKSSNRSNLMDETSSACISLKVMKYKPNIKSLSSVMQQQKSH